The Clostridioides sp. ES-S-0010-02 genome window below encodes:
- a CDS encoding YkgJ family cysteine cluster protein: protein MTSIKNKDILNCIDYSTKNKLFNKLNDVYESLPTGNCSGCGNCCMESVGINLIEFLNIFCYLEDRADLRRRCIIKIVDYYFEEYSKKNSCPFKDDNNRCLIYEVRPLNCRLFGHWKKEDYNKNLDNVTKKNNAYKDLMKRQHGFEINDEVVNYRIDYCESFIPSKDYLSKSERLSFFDELMILDSKLYSNSIIDIDFKDRGIVEYLIESLFYRDLAYNVKIRISKEPKIKKRTINRIKRLILLESYIK, encoded by the coding sequence ATGACTAGTATAAAAAATAAAGATATTTTAAATTGTATAGATTATTCCACTAAAAATAAGCTCTTTAATAAATTAAATGATGTATATGAATCTTTACCAACTGGAAATTGTTCTGGTTGTGGTAATTGTTGTATGGAGTCGGTAGGTATAAATTTAATTGAGTTTTTGAATATATTTTGTTATCTTGAAGATAGAGCGGATTTAAGAAGAAGATGTATAATTAAAATAGTAGACTATTATTTTGAAGAGTATTCTAAAAAAAATTCATGTCCATTCAAAGATGATAATAATAGGTGTTTAATATATGAAGTCAGACCACTAAATTGTAGATTATTTGGACATTGGAAAAAAGAGGACTATAACAAAAATCTAGATAATGTGACTAAGAAAAATAATGCTTATAAAGACTTGATGAAGAGACAACATGGATTTGAAATAAATGATGAAGTGGTAAATTATAGAATAGATTATTGTGAAAGCTTTATTCCAAGTAAAGATTATTTGAGTAAATCTGAGAGATTAAGCTTTTTTGATGAACTTATGATACTAGATTCAAAACTATATTCTAATAGCATTATAGATATAGATTTTAAGGATAGAGGCATAGTTGAATATCTTATAGAATCGCTATTTTACAGAGATTTAGCATATAATGTAAAAATAAGGATATCTAAAGAACCTAAAATAAAAAAAAGAACTATTAATAGAATAAAAAGACTTATTCTACTAGAGTCTTATATTAAATAA
- a CDS encoding GTP pyrophosphokinase family protein — protein sequence MEYEKWNEILAPYEHAVEELKIKFKNIRKEYLAKGEYSPIEFVTGRTKKISSIISKLKRLNAKDIETEIDDIAGIRIMCQFVEDIYYIVDLIKVRNDMTIIGEKDYITNYKDSGYRSYHVIIKYPINSIAGSKEIICEIQIRTLAMNFWATIEHSLKYKYDHYIPETLAERLRRASDAAFLLDQEMSEIREDIMKAQAMYQMKSIAIRDTLNRIQELYDLGDTHKAMQYQRKLDRTETDKNITEILELKQEIDMLLEQYKDNKVDDRVVQ from the coding sequence ATGGAATACGAAAAATGGAATGAAATACTAGCACCTTATGAACATGCAGTAGAAGAATTGAAAATAAAATTTAAAAATATAAGAAAAGAATATTTAGCAAAAGGCGAGTATTCTCCCATAGAATTTGTCACAGGAAGGACAAAAAAAATATCTTCCATAATATCTAAGTTAAAAAGGCTAAATGCGAAAGATATAGAAACTGAAATTGATGATATTGCTGGTATAAGAATAATGTGCCAGTTTGTTGAAGATATATATTATATAGTTGATTTGATAAAAGTAAGAAATGATATGACTATAATAGGAGAAAAAGATTATATTACAAACTACAAAGATAGTGGTTATAGAAGCTATCATGTTATAATAAAATATCCTATAAACTCAATTGCGGGCTCAAAAGAAATTATATGTGAAATACAAATAAGAACTCTTGCAATGAATTTCTGGGCTACAATAGAACATTCATTAAAATATAAATATGACCATTACATACCTGAGACTCTAGCAGAAAGACTTAGAAGAGCATCTGATGCTGCGTTTCTCTTAGACCAAGAAATGAGTGAAATAAGAGAGGACATAATGAAAGCTCAGGCTATGTATCAAATGAAGTCTATAGCAATTAGAGACACTCTAAATAGAATACAAGAGTTATATGACTTAGGTGATACACATAAAGCTATGCAGTATCAAAGAAAGTTGGATAGAACTGAAACAGACAAAAACATAACCGAAATTTTAGAATTAAAACAAGAAATAGATATGTTATTAGAGCAATATAAGGATAACAAGGTAGATGATAGAGTGGTTCAATAA
- a CDS encoding SAM-dependent methyltransferase → MNKQSIGKLNMFFMGITQRNLENEDFFIELEVVFKSGRKEFKGIAIEEEGKYKFNFKGKSELHTFSELLKNISKEAENYDGLVFRYIERGTIVVIEGDNKKVNVKYLDNKEEVPKIDEFTASQIKNREYYVKVGQANALLKEIGVLTKDGKIKNDKIRKYNQIDHFVELIDNILKEIKDKDCITILDCACGKSYLSFVLNFYIKEVLKKNCYFIGIDYSDVVIEASKKMAKNLGYKNMSFIKEDLTNYTPNRDVDLVISLHACDTATDMAIGLGIRAKSEAIVVVPCCHKELLGQYKYEAMEPILKHGVFKARFADLITDGLRTLLLEGNGYDTSVVEYISPLDTPKNLMIRAIKTKTNNEKALNEYRELKTQFGVEPTLEKLIY, encoded by the coding sequence ATGAATAAGCAGAGTATAGGAAAACTAAATATGTTTTTTATGGGGATTACTCAGAGAAACCTTGAAAATGAAGATTTTTTTATTGAATTAGAAGTAGTTTTTAAATCAGGAAGAAAAGAATTTAAAGGAATTGCAATAGAAGAAGAAGGTAAGTACAAATTTAATTTTAAAGGCAAGTCAGAGTTACATACATTTAGTGAATTGTTAAAAAATATATCTAAAGAAGCGGAAAATTATGATGGGCTAGTATTTAGATATATTGAAAGAGGTACTATTGTCGTAATAGAAGGAGACAATAAAAAAGTAAATGTAAAGTATCTAGATAATAAAGAAGAAGTACCGAAAATAGATGAATTTACAGCATCTCAAATAAAAAACAGAGAGTACTATGTAAAAGTAGGACAAGCAAATGCACTTTTAAAAGAAATTGGAGTACTTACAAAAGATGGTAAAATAAAAAATGATAAAATAAGAAAGTATAATCAAATAGACCACTTTGTGGAGCTTATAGACAATATTTTAAAAGAAATAAAAGACAAAGACTGTATAACAATATTAGATTGTGCTTGTGGTAAATCATATCTAAGTTTTGTACTAAATTTCTATATAAAAGAAGTATTAAAGAAAAACTGTTATTTTATAGGAATAGATTATTCAGATGTAGTTATAGAAGCGTCAAAGAAGATGGCTAAAAACTTAGGCTATAAAAATATGTCATTTATAAAAGAGGATTTAACTAATTATACACCTAATAGAGATGTTGACCTTGTAATAAGCTTACATGCTTGTGATACAGCAACAGATATGGCTATAGGATTAGGAATTAGAGCAAAATCAGAAGCTATAGTAGTAGTACCATGCTGTCATAAGGAGTTATTAGGACAATATAAATATGAAGCTATGGAACCAATATTAAAACATGGAGTATTTAAAGCTAGATTTGCAGACTTAATAACTGATGGTTTAAGAACGTTATTGCTAGAAGGAAATGGATACGATACTTCTGTGGTAGAATACATATCCCCATTAGATACACCAAAAAATTTAATGATAAGAGCAATAAAAACTAAAACAAATAATGAAAAAGCATTAAATGAATATAGAGAACTAAAAACACAATTTGGAGTAGAACCAACTTTAGAAAAACTTATATATTAG
- a CDS encoding metallophosphoesterase, whose product MSLYAIGDLHFSTSVNKPMNIFGSNWDGHEKKIIDNWKEVVTEEDVVLVLGDTSWGINLSEAKKDLDIINELPGKKILIKGNHDYWWTTVTSLNKLYENMRFIQTNFYEYREYAICGGRGWICPNDVKFDETDEKVYRREENRLRLSLESARKKGYSKIIVITHYPPTNDRLEESLFTKLFEEYNVEKVIYGHLHGKESFKMGLKGIRNGVEYILASCDYTEFNLIKVHD is encoded by the coding sequence ATGAGTTTATATGCAATAGGTGATTTACATTTTTCAACATCAGTAAATAAGCCAATGAATATCTTTGGCAGTAATTGGGATGGTCATGAAAAAAAGATTATAGATAATTGGAAAGAGGTTGTTACAGAAGAAGATGTAGTATTAGTATTAGGAGATACATCTTGGGGAATTAATTTATCAGAAGCTAAAAAAGACTTAGATATAATAAATGAACTTCCAGGTAAAAAAATACTTATAAAGGGAAATCATGACTATTGGTGGACAACAGTTACAAGTTTGAATAAGCTATATGAAAATATGCGTTTTATTCAAACAAATTTCTATGAATATAGAGAGTATGCAATTTGTGGAGGTAGAGGTTGGATATGTCCCAATGATGTTAAATTTGATGAGACTGATGAAAAAGTTTATAGAAGAGAAGAAAATAGATTAAGGCTGTCATTAGAGTCTGCCCGTAAAAAAGGTTATTCCAAAATAATAGTAATCACTCATTATCCTCCTACAAATGATAGATTAGAGGAGTCTTTATTTACAAAATTATTTGAAGAATATAATGTTGAAAAGGTGATTTATGGTCACTTGCATGGTAAAGAGTCTTTTAAAATGGGTCTAAAAGGAATTAGAAATGGAGTTGAATATATATTAGCATCTTGTGATTATACAGAATTTAATTTAATAAAAGTTCACGATTAA
- a CDS encoding MBL fold metallo-hydrolase, with protein MNLTKVKGNTFFIKGGTNTGIYVFEDNTALMIDPGLCGSRPRRVTKVLDENKIQVRYIINTHGHDDHYGACNQFKEHYKDVCVMSSKYDKLYIENPELFSKYIVGGKSNIFMDSILKSKMLDDIEIDKTIDAGRLELNNEMFDIIEFQGHTPGSIAVLTKDKVIFVGDLLIGDEILSKFDFLFLYDIQEQMNSLEKLKGIDFEYLVLGHGKQVISKEDAYKLIEKHLNALEKYLYQIRQLLEKPKSLEILLKNIINNNNLSNNYKEYHFFKSSLISVISYLIDLDEIGYILEDGELLYYTKTK; from the coding sequence GTGAATCTAACAAAAGTAAAAGGAAATACTTTTTTTATAAAAGGTGGTACAAATACAGGAATATATGTGTTTGAGGATAATACAGCACTTATGATAGACCCAGGATTATGTGGTTCGAGGCCCAGAAGAGTAACCAAAGTATTAGATGAAAATAAAATACAAGTTAGATATATTATAAACACTCATGGTCATGATGACCACTATGGGGCATGTAATCAATTTAAAGAACACTATAAAGATGTGTGTGTAATGTCATCAAAATACGATAAGTTATATATAGAAAACCCAGAATTATTTTCAAAGTATATTGTTGGGGGGAAAAGCAATATATTTATGGATAGTATTTTAAAAAGTAAAATGTTAGATGATATAGAAATAGATAAAACTATAGATGCAGGTAGGCTGGAACTAAATAATGAAATGTTTGATATAATTGAATTTCAGGGACATACACCTGGAAGTATAGCTGTTTTAACTAAAGATAAGGTGATTTTTGTGGGAGACCTTTTGATAGGAGATGAAATTCTATCAAAATTCGATTTCTTATTTTTATATGATATACAAGAGCAAATGAACTCGTTAGAAAAGTTAAAAGGTATAGATTTTGAGTATTTGGTTTTGGGACATGGAAAACAAGTGATATCAAAAGAAGATGCTTATAAATTAATAGAAAAGCATTTGAATGCTTTAGAGAAATATTTATACCAAATAAGACAATTACTTGAAAAACCAAAATCTTTAGAAATTTTACTAAAAAATATTATAAATAACAATAATTTAAGCAATAATTATAAAGAGTATCATTTTTTTAAATCTTCATTGATATCTGTTATAAGTTACCTAATTGATTTAGACGAAATAGGGTATATCTTAGAAGATGGAGAATTGCTTTACTATACAAAAACAAAATAA